The genomic DNA taaacacaaagagaagaCAGGCATGTAGACATGAAATCAGCGGGAGAGGTTCAGTGCAAGACAGTTCAAACAAGCACACATGTACGTGCACAGAAATTagagattaaaaacaaattaacagcacaaaacggccacaaacaGAGTGTTCATGTAAACACGGATTAACAAACGTCGGTATTCTAGGCCAAACGGATTTGTTGAGTTGACTGTGCACATTGGATTAGTTAGTAAGACACGGTAAACTTACTGCAACAAGacaaacatcattttcacacacaccatttaccttcaaaataaaacaatacgTCAACTCACAAAGCAGTGTGTTTCAAAGCCAGTGTTTCTGGTTTTAACAGCTAAGGACTGAGAGTTTGAGCCATGCACTGAGTATCTGTGTGCAGAGTTAATAAGCAGCCATGTGAGTCAGATGTTATGCATCGGACACACCCCTGCTACCTCGTCTTCCATTGGGAGGCTCTCGGTCACTAGTCCTATTCTGTACGATCTGTTCAAGATGGACATAATAACACACAGCTGACTACCAGcggtaaaatgaccacaatgcaGCAGAAAATCTGTTTAAAGCGGTCTTTTGTTAAGATATCTGATGTGAAATGATGGAGGAAGTAAAATCTTGTGCTTGCTGGTTACTTTTATTTGGCTCCATAAAGCATTTCGAGGGAACATTTGTTTAGCCTTCAGATCAGAAGATAATAAAATCTGATCATTCTCGGTGAGATATTTTCATTCTTATAATACACTACACTTAAAATAGAACACACTTTACACCTCACTGAGCGTTTTCAATGAAATTCTTATTTTCATCTCTGAATTTGACATCAAAGTGTGCTTTCTGGCTCCACTCACCTCCCTGAGAGCGTTTTCACCGGGACGTTGAGTCGGTTTGAGCCTTCAAAGCTGACCTTCAGATccatctcctcttcttcctgcagtctggactcttcCTCCTGGATGAATAGAATATTAAAGGATACATCACAAACCAGCAGATTTAGAGCTTTAATAATACTTCATTCACATTTAATATCCGTTTTATTAGGTTGGATTTATGGCCACATCCTAAAACTGTCTGTTACTAGACTGAGTGTCTTGTggctatatttattttatttaaactaaTTATATCAATTTATtactttctccttctctttgcTATAGCAATGTTTGCATGATCATTACACTATACACTCAcaggccactttattaggtacatctgttcaattgcttgttaacacaaataaCTAATCGGTCAATTACATGGCTGCAATTTCATGCATTTAGGTGTGCAGACGTGGTCAGGACAAcatgctgaagttcaaaccgagcCTCAGAATGAGCAAGAAAGGGggtttaagtgactttgaacataGCATGGTTGTTGGGTGGGATTTTCACACGCAACCATCTCAAGgatttacagagaatggtcagaaaaagagaaattatCCAGTGAGCGGTAgctgatgtgagaggtcagaggagaatgggcagaccggttggagatgatagaaaggcaacagtaactcacataaccactggttacaaccaaAGAATGCAGAATATCATCCCTGAATGCACAACAACCTTGAAGGAGAtggactacagcagcagaagaccacaccgggTGACACTCCTGTCAGGAAGTGTAGCCTCAGTTtcaacaggaaactgaggctacactTCACACAGGCTCATTAAAACTGGACAGTAGAAGATTGGAAAACAGTTTCCTGATCtgatgagtcttgatttcagcTGCGACATTCAGATGGCCAGAATTTTCCatgaacaacatgaaagcatggattcATCCTGCCTCGAATCAAGGGTTCAGGCTGTAATGGTGTGTGTAAtggcacactttgggcccctAGTACCAACTGTATATTGTTTAAACCCCACAGCCTACCTAagtgttgttgctaaccatgtccatccctttatgaccacagtggaccatcttctgatggatacttccagcaggataatgcaccatgtcacaaagctgaTGTTCAGTCAACAAATCTGTAGCAACTGCAGGATGCTATCATGtcatggaccaaaatctctgaggaatgtttccaacgcCTTGTTGAAATTATGCCACCAAAAATTAAGGTagttctgaaggcaaaacgGGGTTCGAGCTTTTACTAGCAAGTGGTCAGTGAGTGTATGTTCACAGCAGTCAGACGACACAAAGTGTCATGGCAGACTGAAAGTCTGTCAATTTCCACGTCTGTTTACAATCAAATAGCATATTAAGAATAACATTCACTGTATTATAACATAACACAGACTTGAGGTTTGAGTTTCAGAATGAGATTTACATGATTTGCAAAGTCCTCTTTGTATCTGTAACTCCGAGTCAAATGAGAcgttttgatgattttaaacGATTAAAGTTTAACACGCATTTCTCATTTCAAAATGAGAAAGGTagtttttctgtatgtttttttttatcagtttaaaGCATGACAGATGCAGAAGGAACAACAATTCAAGATATGATCTAGATCTGGATTATTGTTGTTCCAAAATTTCATCCAACTAAATGTGCTTGTTTAGAGTCCGATTTGTGACTTTCACTAccaaaaaatagcagaaaaatcattaaaCAGTTTTTACCAGCTTTTCACGAGCCTTCTTTTTCTTATcgtcctctttcttctttttgctttcTGGCATCAAGTCATCCAGccagctcagctccctcttgGTAAAGAAAAAGTCGAGCAGCTTTCGGACAAAGACCAGCGCAAGAACCTGGAGACACAGACATGAAATATATCATCATAGATTTCATacaaaatgttaacaaaatatcaaaatgtgATGTATAACACCGAGAaattatttaatgttgaaacatcAGTGAATAAGAACGATCAAATGTGATAGATGTAATGCTTTTACAGCATTCTTCAGCGTGTCAGTCGAGTGAGTGGAGCTCCTTCTGCTTCTACTCCTGTAATGTCTCATGCAGTAGTAGTGAGTGAAGTTGTAAAATAAATGGCTCTCATTACCATCATGGGGAATacaacagctgctgcagaggcCTTGATTACCCAGAGCAGTACCAAACAGGTGAGCTGCACAAGGGTGAAGATATGGACCTTCCACAGCGGCACATAGCGCAGGTAGATCAGATCCGGCTGGTGCTTGGCAGGCATGCCAAACAGTTTGATTCTGTCAAAGAActacaaagaaaaagagagtAAAGAGACTCGGTGAAgggtttaaaaaatgcaaatgaaaagtAGTAGGAAGGATGATAAGGAAAGGAGAAAATTCAATACGTTATTCAGatgaagaaacacatttaacaaAAGCTTTTAAGAATCCTGAATTAGGATCAAAGGTTTGGAACAGCAAGACGCCACCTTATCTCTGCTAACAGCTCATGACTGCTCTTCTGTTCTGAATAAAAGGGCATATTATCTTCAAAGACGGGCAGAGCAGAGACTTACTTGAATGCCTTTGAGGGAAGAGACACCCATGTAGAGAAAGACTCCGTACAGGACGGGCATAGGAATGAACTGTTGAGAGCAGAAGTGAAGCAGGAGAGTATGACACAGTATAAATTACTTTATGTACAGTAAAGGAAAAGCTAACATGGCAAAACGTAAAAAATATGCAACGTGCTTGACATGTGACAACAAACAAGTTAGTtgttgatgttaaaaaaaacatcggTCAGGTTAGATATTTAGATTCTCATTTATGGCAACAGAGCACGTGCAATTAAAGAGACCCTCAGAAAGGTGTGGTCTCTTTTTTGACTATTATTCTGGTGATTACCATGTCTCACCTTGAGCACTGATGTCATGAAAACAGAACATCCCATGAGGACAAAGATCATAAATCCAGTGACGCGCTGCTCCCTGATGCCCAGAAACTTGGGCTGCTCTCCTGGTGCCGAGCAGCCAGACTCCACCTTCAGGCTGTTAACATGGGAGATGGAGAGGACAGTAGCAGCGACAAACCACGGCAAGCCCATGACGGAACACACGCCCAGCATTACTGCCACTACCAGCAAGTCCAGGTGATAGCCACAGCCTTTCTGTAGGGCACACGGAGAAACGGGAGACAAGTCTGAGAAGCAATACCAAGTGTGCACAAACGCATTCCTTAaagaaacagattaaaaaaggACTACAAAAAACAGTTCAGGAATGTAAAATTAAGGATGACACAAAGGAAGCGAGAAGACTAGTGAGAGATGAGAGAACTACAGAGAAGCAGAGAGGTGTAGGAAGCACAGAGCTGTTGACAGTAGTTCATTGTTAGACCGAAAGGGAGCAAGCTGGAGGTGGGACAAAGGAGAATATAagttaaaagggaaaaaaacaagtgatCAGAGAGACTAGTGACACAGCGAGAGAGTTCAGTTTAAAGTTTTGGCATTTTCTGTATTACAAAACTAAATCTATGCAAGTACGCAGCCAAACAGTAAATAACAATGGGCTGGCCAATACAAACATGCAAGACCTAGAGTACAGTTTATCTCCTGTTTAACATCCTCATCACATCTATACAGATGTGTTTAATCACTGCGGCACATTagtcgtttgtgttttttctccttcattTCAAATATAGACATCCAGCATTTCGATGGCTAATTCTGATTCTGCAACATCTGAGTTTGCAGTTGGGGAACGCAAACTTTTTAAAGCATGTTTGACATTATTACACAAATCAGCATAAATTTAACATGAccttaaaatgtttgaaataatttGCCGATTAttctcagctgctgcacagctccAGTTAAACAACACTGAATAGTAAAGAAGGGATCATCAGCGTCATCAGAAATTATATTTTAGATACTTCCACTTTAGAACACACAGAAATGACGTGCAACTCTAAGATAAAACATTGCCAAAGCTCCAACAACAGCTCTGACCTTCAGCTTGTGCTCTTTGCGGTTGATGATGACTGCAGTGATCTGCTGGTCCATAAAGATGAGGATGGTGCAGAGCAGGGCAGGAAGCGCCGCCACCAGCAGCGTCCACCAAGGATTGTCTCCCAGAGGGTCCATGAGCCAGCCTCTGTTCTTTGAAGTCGGCTGCAGGGAAAAGGGTGGGCTAAATTTAGCATTTAAGGCACAGAACAATTGTTTGAGAATATTCCTCTTAGATTCATTTTCAACATTCGCGCACCGAGTCAGACGAACTGGAATATATGCCTACCTCAAAGCGATCAGGAACATTCAGTTTAGGAGAGGGGATCCCCATTAGATAGTCCACCAGCACCATGATCATGATGGTTATAAACACAGCAAAGTCACTGATAGTGGAACGCACCTAAACAACatgcatgcacaaaaaaaaaaaaaaaataagtacatttatCTCAGATAggcattttgtcatgatttccTCAATTTAtcctcaaaacaaaacataaatagaAGTCTCTTCACTATATTCTTTCTGTAGGCCACAGTGAAAATCGATTACACTTGTGTCTACAGAAAAAGTAGCAATCTAAACAATACCAACACTTGCCTCTACAAACTGATAACAGACTAGCTGTACTATGTGGGAGGAGTGAGATCAATTCTTTATGCATATGACACTGCTCCCGCATACTGACACAGTGTAAACATTTACATAGTGTGAGAAGCTTTCGTCTAGATCTGCACACATTTGCATCCACGCAGTTGTCCGAAACACCCTAATCAGAAGAGATGTTTGAGATGTATAGacattatacatttaaaatagtACTGTAAACATTAGCTTATGTATTTAAAAGCCTCTCAGTGGGGCATAGCAGACAAAGTGCATGGAGAAATTCAGCCTAACATCTCACCTTAGTGGGGAAGTATCTTTCCGTCTTAAACTGCTTGAGGaatgaagacaaacagaagGTGGTGAAGAAGAGGATAACGGACCAGAAGAGAACATCTGGGATATAGGGCCCATGGTGACCACAGGCAGGACCCACAAACTCCCCATGGAGCAATTTACACAtctagggggaaaaaagaaaagtataaAATTATTACTGTAATgtgatttttaatttgctgtatTAGTAGTAGCTCATATATTCACAGTGGAGGCAGAGGCACACGCCTTTGTTCAGGTTTCTGACTAAATGTAAGTCagttattgaataaatgtgaaCGTGTGTACAATGTCTGTTATTGGcagattgtttgtgttttctgtgtacaTCCTACAAATGTGACCATGGCTGTAGTTACTGTCTTATACACTAGAGGTCACTGTGAGCTATTCTCACCGAAACATTCAGGCTGCTCCATGGGATGGAGTCTGGAGTGAATCCTGTCTGGTTCCACTTCTGTATGAGCTTATCTGAGACGTTGGCTGGTGGTGAGCACTGACATCTGGGGGCAAGAGAACCAATAGTAAACAAAGTCTGTACATTGATcctacaaagaaaaacatttgggCTCATTTAGAGCAAACGTAAAACACAGGCTGCAGAAAAAGTACTAAAATCATGTgttcaaataattattttttaagagGGTAATTTTCATTTCATCTATAGAGAAGACGGGTACTGGGAACAGCTAGAGCAACCACAGTTACAGtttcagcaacaacagcagtgtGTTAAAATAGGAACTGTTTATGTGCAGAATACACCACTTTACAAAACCCTTCAGTATTTAACAGAACACCATGGCCTAAGTAATGTCAAAGAAAAAGGAGGCATGCTAGCACTAACTGTGACGGAGTACTgatcagctaaaaaaaataaaataaaaatcaaaaagctATTTTTTAACCTTGTGATTTAATAGATTTAaaggtagaaaaaaatatttcttctaACATTTATCTGCAATCTCCCATACACCCTAATACAGAACAGCATACACTTTAATACAGATTGTAGGTTGAAGTAATACATATAATAGATTTGCAAGACTTTATATTTCAGGGAAAATTAAACCCATTGTGaggaaaaaatatgacaagaggAAACCCATAAACTACTGTGGGTTCAGAAGGCTAATACCTGCTGTAACTATAAAGTGGTAACCTCTAATATTAGTCAAACAAGTTCTACAGTGTACTTCTTCAGCTCCTCAAACAGGACAGCTTTACTTGTAAAATTAACTTAAACCTTAGCACTTACGAATACATGGTAAGGTTGTCCAGGCTGTTGTGCATGTTAACAGGGTAGTGTTCTCCCAGGTGGAAGAGCTTCTCCAGAGCCTCGTAGATGAAGATGATGCAGATGAGAGCCGCAAAGGCCTCCTCTGTGAAGCGAGTAATGTAGCAGACCAGCGAACTAGCATCTGTGGCCACGAGGACAAGACAAAAGAAGGCTGTCCAAAGACCAATGCTAGTCCGCAGTGACAGGTAGGACAGGCGGTAGTCactgaaaagaaagacaaggatGATATGGAGGACAACAGACAGATGTAAACATTAGGGCCTGTTGGACTATTCACGTAAAATGTTACAACAGACTTGTTGAACTCACTTGCAGAACTTaaagagaatcttctcaaacaCCAAAACAGGCCCTGTGCTGCCAAGAATAGTGAGAGGCTGGCCTGCGCAGAGGGAGTACGACACTCCTGTGAGTGATGCCCCAAATAGAGACTCTATGGCACTCTGTAGAGACAGAGGAAAGGGCTGGAGTGAGGGAATCAGAAAGGGAGGACTAGGGAGGCGACACCACACAAAGGAGGATAGAGAGGGAAaagctgaaggagaagagacagaagaggaataGACGCCCAAGAGTTTTGATTAAACAGACATTCAGGGCTGTGTCCGAGAGGCTAGATAAACTCTTCAAATGTTTCCACCCTGCTGACTTGTCCGAAGGCATATCTCGTTGCAGACCTTGCCTGCTGAGTTTACTTAGACACATtacacacaccagcacacagACTGTGTCTGTGGCAACAGTTCCTGGCCTAGTAAGGACATCTGGGTAAAAGggagaaagaaacagagagagtGAGCAATAAAAGAGACTATACTGAACATCTCACAGTGTGAGAATGTCTGAAAGAATGACAGCAGTCTTAGAATGTCAAATACGCGACACTGACAATAAATGATTAATAATATGTCGAGAAGAAGGAATTTTTGTGTGGttagtttttcatttaaacttattttacttattcagtttatcaatatATTATATTCATTCTTCTTTCACTGTGTTCAAACAGCATTAAGAAGTACTGATGGATTCTTTCTTCTAGAATAGTTGTGTGTTGCTAGATGTGGAAGTatggatgtgtttgtgtgtgtgggtgtgtgtattcAGTCCCATCTGCCATCAGTCGCattcttttgtgttgttattgttctGTTGAAGAGTGTAGCATTTTTTATAAACTGTTAGAGGCATGGATTTCTTTTTTGACGATACTGAATACCCTCCTCTTGAGGATGAAAACCACAGCTTTTGGACATCGAGGTTGAGGGACACATTAAATGGTTACATTTTTGAGCTTTAGTTTGAGAAATCTGgtgaacttgtttttgttgttgttgcttgcAGTCACCAATGTCATCACAAGATCCATTTTAAATTTCAGCATAAACATCACAAATAATAACTCATACAACAGCCACAGAGCGACCTATACCTCAAACTGAACAGCATGGCTAACGGATAAAAAGTTCCATTCCCCCTGGGTccacacaaagcaaaaaaaaatactggctTTTAAGTGCCAGGTTTTATGACTCACTATGTTGCCTTTTGTTGCCTCCCCAAGGAGACCTCCGAATGTGATGACAGGGGACATGCAGGCACAGTAGAGGAAAAGGATAGAAGCTAGACACTGCAGACTCAGTGAGTCCCTAATGTCACTCCAGTAGAAGGGTGCCTTCCGCTTGATATCCAGAATCAGGCCTCCAAAAATCCTGTAGAGTAGAGAAAAAGACTTAATGATTTGAATTTTTTCAGTGGGACCGCACGTTAGCATTACcaagcaaaaaggaaaaatgggACTTGTATCTCTGGTCATACGTGGATATGTTGAGTGAGAGGAGTGGACACACCTAAATTACTGTTTCAAAATCTTCATTAATATGAAGCAGCTGGTCTCTCTGAGCCTCATCAAAAAGGTGTAGAAGCAATAGGTGATTATGACCAGTTACTCAATGGCTGAAATGATTTATTACATCTCTTATTCCCCTGATAACAATTAATGCAAAGTAGCTCTGCTGGTCTTTTTAACACCATCAACCTGTGAGTTACCATTCTCACAACGTGTTAATTTGATGAGACGTTCTTTGTATAGCTCATCTTACTGTCCGAGTACAAATTGTTTCAACAGGGGCAGAGTTTGTCTTTATTCACATACTGAACAAAAccactttttctctgtttctgcctctttttaCTTTGCTTTTCTGAGATTCTATTTTTGAAATCCATTTCTCACCCTGtatattttcttctctttcctctGACACCTGTCCAATACCTCTCCTGTGAGGTATTCTTTCATTGTCATTTTCCCTACACCTCTGGAATTACTCTGTCTATTGGTTGCCTCCACAATCCCCACTGTTTCTTTTATAGAACCCGTGTTTTTGATAGCTTTCTTTACATTACTTCCCTGAACTCCTTTACACTCATCTGTCCCCCAGTAGCTCCCTCATAGCACAAGCCATTTATAGTAGCGGTGAAAAGGAGAGTGAACCTGTAAATAATACAGTACCTCCCAACAGATGTGTACGTgtgcacagtgtgtgtgtgtgcgtgtgtgcgcgcgcCTGAGGTTCAAATAAACACATTCTCCACGCTGTGTGGTCAAGACTCTAGAGACTCAGCATCAGTTATCCATAAATGTCAGCATTTGAGGTGCAGCAGCTGAGTACAGCAGAATTGCATCTGCTCGAACAGATATTAGTGCTAAGCTAATTTTATTTCacatctcataaatgtaaaaattctaGTCTCCTTTACCAGTGTGAGGAACCTCACAGAATAGAAACAAAAGCCTTTACTGAACAATTGTTCACAGACCACAAGTTATTGCTACAGGGAAAACTATTTTGGATAATGTCTTGTAAATTGCCTCATCTTCCTTTCAGAGCATGTGCATCGAACACTGATAAAATAAAGATTACTCTGTGAGCTTTCTCTAGCAACTAATACAAAAAACATTCCTACTTGTGACTTAAACATATGTACTCACCTTCCGGTCCTCTGCAGCTCAGGTCCTGCATGATGGTCCTCGTCTTTTTCCAGCTCTCCGGCTGGAGACGCCGTGCCATTGGGCTGGGGTGGTCGCTTCCTCTTCATCTGCAGGTCAAAAGACATTAAATACAATACAGTTCTACGGATTTTAATGCTTTGCTGTCATGACGCCCTTAATCCACAAGGGGGCACTCTCACTGTGATTATAATGATATGAAGCAGATATactgaaacaaacagaagaaattCTATGACATAAAAGCTTTTAGATTCTCATTTATGAGATTAGACTTGTGTGCGGTATGTGAGGTCTAATAAGGGTGCACTTTTTATTCTATGCTATTGTAATGGTTACGGTAAAGATGTGGCAAATTTCTACAACTTCATT from Acanthochromis polyacanthus isolate Apoly-LR-REF ecotype Palm Island chromosome 11, KAUST_Apoly_ChrSc, whole genome shotgun sequence includes the following:
- the LOC110955193 gene encoding sodium bicarbonate cotransporter 3-like isoform X4, with amino-acid sequence MDEPLEQMRPLLRTGLDEEAIVDHGKTSFTTHTNYEREELESHRAVYVGVHVPLGRESKRRHRHRGHKHHRKKKEKDSEEGKEDGRESPTYDTPSQRVQFILGTEDDDLEHVPHDLFTELDELSFRDGSATEWKETARWLKFEEDVEDGGERWSKPYVATLSLHSLFELRSCILNGTVMLDMRANSIEEIADMVIDSMVASGQLKEDLRNKVREAMLKKHHHQNERKLSNRIPLVRSIADIGEGLSSSRLSLHKPGAASSVSNLSQRRESRVSVLLNHLLPSSSSNTGLSPCHSPHTTPQSTPSSFRRSSQSSTQTHGTGHGPQGIPEVVVSPPEDDDPPNSAEEEAISPQLSRRESLASRNLELLPLEGPLVSPHSLPNDLYGNKAAERRPSKVGVSRESSSVDFSKVDMNFMKKIPPGAEASNVLVGEVDFLEKPIIAFVRLSPAVLITGLTEVPVPTRFLFLLLGPHGKGPQYHEIGRSMATLMTDEIFHDVAYKAKDRTDLLSGIDEFLDQVTVLPPGEWDPTIRIEPPKNVPSQMKRKRPPQPNGTASPAGELEKDEDHHAGPELQRTGRIFGGLILDIKRKAPFYWSDIRDSLSLQCLASILFLYCACMSPVITFGGLLGEATKGNISAIESLFGASLTGVSYSLCAGQPLTILGSTGPVLVFEKILFKFCNDYRLSYLSLRTSIGLWTAFFCLVLVATDASSLVCYITRFTEEAFAALICIIFIYEALEKLFHLGEHYPVNMHNSLDNLTMYSCQCSPPANVSDKLIQKWNQTGFTPDSIPWSSLNVSMCKLLHGEFVGPACGHHGPYIPDVLFWSVILFFTTFCLSSFLKQFKTERYFPTKVRSTISDFAVFITIMIMVLVDYLMGIPSPKLNVPDRFEPTSKNRGWLMDPLGDNPWWTLLVAALPALLCTILIFMDQQITAVIINRKEHKLKKGCGYHLDLLVVAVMLGVCSVMGLPWFVAATVLSISHVNSLKVESGCSAPGEQPKFLGIREQRVTGFMIFVLMGCSVFMTSVLKFIPMPVLYGVFLYMGVSSLKGIQFFDRIKLFGMPAKHQPDLIYLRYVPLWKVHIFTLVQLTCLVLLWVIKASAAAVVFPMMVLALVFVRKLLDFFFTKRELSWLDDLMPESKKKKEDDKKKKAREKLEEESRLQEEEEMDLKVSFEGSNRLNVPVKTLSGSPDSDPLVVNISDEMAKTAVWKAVNSNAESCVQPVKRSGSQEKVACVRVDVSPDSPGGGSTAETFL